In the Arthrobacter zhaoxinii genome, one interval contains:
- a CDS encoding GNAT family N-acetyltransferase, whose amino-acid sequence MPRFYRRGRGTGAMTAQAGPDPAIHGTDSTAQGEIARSWTATQDHPVPDDVARLLASVPEWFGQPDSNAEHIDAARSKETWTVRDVDGSVVGVTLVDRHFPHVAEIHLTVVERAAHGTGVGTAMLAAIEADAVRRGVRILEVKTLGPSHPDSGYARTRHFYETWGFLPLEETDLWGDATPCLIMVKPIARK is encoded by the coding sequence TTGCCTAGGTTCTACCGTCGCGGCCGCGGCACCGGCGCCATGACTGCGCAGGCCGGGCCGGACCCGGCAATACATGGCACCGACTCCACGGCCCAAGGTGAAATCGCCCGGTCCTGGACGGCGACTCAGGATCACCCCGTTCCCGACGACGTCGCCCGCCTTCTCGCCAGCGTGCCCGAATGGTTCGGGCAGCCCGACTCGAATGCCGAGCACATCGACGCTGCCCGAAGCAAGGAAACCTGGACCGTGCGCGACGTCGACGGGTCCGTCGTCGGGGTCACCCTGGTGGACCGGCACTTTCCGCACGTGGCGGAGATTCACCTGACCGTGGTCGAGCGCGCCGCTCACGGCACCGGCGTCGGCACTGCGATGCTCGCGGCCATCGAAGCCGACGCGGTCAGGCGCGGGGTACGAATCCTTGAGGTGAAGACCCTCGGCCCTTCGCATCCGGACTCCGGCTACGCGCGAACCCGACACTTCTATGAGACGTGGGGATTCCTGCCCCTGGAAGAGACGGACCTGTGGGGAGACGCCACACCGTGCCTGATCATGGTGAAGCCGATCGCCCGGAAGTGA
- a CDS encoding putative immunity protein: protein MAPPQTLSDPNRRVIARWAAACAERVLPLYKADEAAEETARNALARTRAYSAGSGTAAKEISKRLIVVKIANAATTPAGAAAARAVAQAAAVAHMGAHALGAAAYAVKAVSLANADQPEAVQQEIRWQLAHLSESERAVLRLLPPVGADSAGPLGEGLLSRGILGAAIREIQVQIA from the coding sequence ATGGCCCCACCCCAGACTCTCAGCGATCCGAACCGGCGCGTCATCGCACGATGGGCGGCAGCATGCGCTGAACGTGTCCTCCCGCTCTACAAAGCAGATGAGGCCGCGGAAGAAACCGCCCGGAATGCGCTCGCCCGCACCCGTGCGTACAGTGCAGGATCGGGCACGGCCGCCAAAGAAATCAGTAAGCGGCTCATCGTCGTAAAGATCGCGAATGCTGCGACCACGCCGGCCGGCGCTGCGGCAGCCCGCGCCGTCGCCCAGGCAGCCGCGGTCGCCCACATGGGCGCCCATGCTCTGGGTGCGGCCGCCTACGCGGTGAAGGCAGTCTCGCTCGCGAACGCAGATCAACCGGAGGCGGTCCAGCAGGAAATCCGGTGGCAGCTGGCACATCTGAGCGAGAGCGAGCGAGCGGTGCTGCGGCTGCTTCCGCCCGTAGGTGCTGACTCCGCCGGTCCACTGGGAGAGGGACTGCTGTCACGCGGCATCCTGGGAGCGGCAATCCGTGAGATTCAGGTCCAGATTGCCTAG